From the Deinococcus yavapaiensis KR-236 genome, one window contains:
- a CDS encoding DUF808 domain-containing protein encodes MSGGLVALLDDVVAIARLAAASLDDITAAAGRAGVKAIGVVVDDTAVTPRYVTGFSPSRELPIIWRIAKGSLRNKIVFILPTALLLSQFVPWAITPLLMLGGAYLCFEGAEKLYEAVAGHHDTPTEEASKLSSKAHEDAMVTGAIRTDFILSAEIMAIALAEVAEQSFVSRALILVVVAVMITALVYGVVGVIVKMDDFGLKLAQGSSGAGRTFGRGLVKGMPIVMGALSWIGTAAMLWVGGHILIDGLDKFGFGAPAHVLHDAALAVGHAVPFAQGVLEWFVETLGSGLVGLLVGGLIVAALHLIPRKH; translated from the coding sequence ATGAGCGGCGGTCTGGTCGCTTTGCTGGACGACGTCGTCGCCATCGCGCGCTTGGCGGCGGCGTCCCTCGACGACATCACGGCCGCCGCGGGTCGGGCCGGCGTCAAAGCGATCGGCGTGGTCGTCGACGACACGGCCGTCACGCCACGCTACGTCACGGGCTTTTCACCGAGCCGCGAACTTCCGATCATCTGGCGCATCGCCAAGGGCTCCCTTCGAAACAAAATCGTGTTCATCCTGCCCACCGCGCTTTTGCTCAGCCAGTTCGTACCGTGGGCGATCACGCCTTTGCTGATGCTGGGCGGCGCTTACCTGTGCTTCGAGGGCGCCGAGAAACTGTACGAAGCGGTCGCGGGTCACCACGACACGCCGACCGAGGAAGCGTCGAAACTGTCGAGCAAAGCGCACGAGGACGCCATGGTCACGGGCGCGATCCGCACGGACTTCATCCTCTCGGCGGAAATCATGGCGATCGCCCTCGCGGAAGTCGCCGAGCAATCGTTCGTGTCCCGCGCCCTCATCCTCGTCGTCGTGGCCGTCATGATCACCGCGCTCGTCTACGGCGTCGTGGGCGTCATCGTGAAGATGGACGACTTCGGCTTGAAGTTGGCGCAAGGATCGTCGGGGGCCGGGCGAACCTTCGGTCGAGGACTGGTGAAGGGCATGCCGATCGTGATGGGCGCGCTTTCGTGGATCGGCACGGCGGCGATGTTGTGGGTGGGCGGGCACATCCTGATCGACGGCTTGGACAAGTTCGGCTTCGGCGCACCCGCGCACGTCCTTCATGACGCGGCCCTCGCCGTCGGCCACGCCGTTCCCTTCGCGCAGGGCGTGCTGGAGTGGTTCGTGGAAACCCTGGGCTCTGGGCTTGTCGGACTGCTCGTAGGCGGTCTCATCGTCGCCGCGCTGCACTTGATTCCACGCAAGCATTGA
- a CDS encoding MFS transporter, translated as MPSGRAVRCGSAFRVLGRPQVPMGLLAVTLFFPGSSSCSRTCPPFLETVTRLDVPTISLLLISGAAALLGTVLIGAVLRGRLYNLLIVMPLVMAALAVLLAVLGSAPIVVGILLALWGLVGTAAPVAWWLWLSRVLPDEAEAGGALMVAVVQLAITLGAAGGGVHYDWSGFPQHLHGERGHAVRLGPGRVVGLAGGAAVVAPHGVAARIIHQLGSLPTREATPCNQIGAPQSTGAAREGPFSRAGPSRRFVILNACVESSAARRR; from the coding sequence ATGCCCTCCGGTCGCGCCGTGCGCTGCGGGTCCGCGTTCCGGGTGCTGGGTCGACCGCAGGTGCCGATGGGCTTGCTGGCCGTCACGCTGTTCTTCCCGGGCAGTTCAAGCTGTTCACGTACCTGCCCCCCCTTCTTGGAGACGGTGACGCGCCTGGACGTCCCGACGATCTCGCTGCTGCTGATCAGCGGTGCGGCGGCCTTGCTCGGCACGGTTCTGATCGGCGCCGTGCTGCGCGGGCGACTGTACAACCTGCTGATCGTGATGCCGCTCGTGATGGCCGCTCTGGCCGTCCTGCTCGCGGTTCTCGGAAGCGCGCCCATCGTCGTGGGGATCTTGCTCGCGTTGTGGGGACTCGTCGGTACGGCCGCGCCCGTCGCGTGGTGGCTGTGGCTGAGCAGGGTGCTCCCCGACGAGGCCGAAGCGGGCGGCGCGTTGATGGTCGCGGTGGTCCAGCTCGCCATCACCCTCGGCGCGGCAGGAGGTGGCGTTCACTATGACTGGAGTGGCTTCCCGCAGCACCTTCACGGCGAGCGCGGTCACGCTGTGCGCCTCGGCCCTGGTCGCGTGGTTGGGTTGGCGGGCGGCGCGGCGGTCGTAGCACCACACGGCGTGGCCGCAAGGATCATTCACCAACTCGGCAGTTTGCCCACACGAGAAGCAACGCCGTGCAATCAAATTGGCGCCCCGCAAAGCACCGGGGCAGCTCGAGAAGGGCCATTCTCTCGCGCTGGCCCTTCTCGTCGATTCGTGATCCTCAATGCTTGCGTGGAATCAAGTGCAGCGCGGCGACGATGA
- a CDS encoding type II secretion system F family protein, with the protein MPVFQYRVRDRSGNIISSTIEAETVSQVRDALRQKELFIVDIKAPRTGLQGDVKIPFLDNRPPNLKQVALFSRQLSTMINSGVPLVQSLAIMQRQTEHKGFQEIIKKMRMDVESGQPLSDAVAKHPKVFSRLYLNLVRAGETSGTLDLILDRISNFLEKQLALRGKIKSAMTYPAIVMVFAVAITYFLLTTIVPQFAQILIQLNAPLPLLTRALIAVADFLQHSSWILLVVGIAVFFGYRAYYRTNQGRHVIDDFKLRIPIFGTLLQRTAIASFARTFGLLISSGVNIIEALEITKGTANNIIVEDVLDNARNVVMVGEQMSGSLATSKVFPPMVVSMVAIGEETGALDNMLNKVADFYEREVDEAVESLTAAIEPIMIVVLGAIVGVIVAGMFLPMFSIIGQLSK; encoded by the coding sequence ATGCCTGTCTTTCAGTACCGTGTGCGAGACCGCAGCGGCAATATCATCTCGTCCACCATCGAGGCTGAGACCGTCTCGCAAGTGCGGGACGCGCTGCGACAAAAAGAACTGTTCATCGTCGACATCAAGGCTCCGAGAACCGGGCTTCAAGGCGACGTCAAAATTCCGTTTCTCGACAACCGCCCGCCGAATCTCAAGCAAGTGGCGCTCTTCTCGCGTCAACTTTCCACGATGATCAACTCGGGCGTTCCGCTCGTTCAGTCGCTGGCCATCATGCAGCGTCAAACCGAGCACAAGGGCTTCCAGGAAATCATCAAGAAGATGCGAATGGACGTCGAGTCCGGACAACCCTTGTCCGACGCGGTCGCCAAACACCCCAAGGTCTTCTCGCGCTTGTATCTCAACCTCGTGCGGGCGGGCGAGACGTCGGGCACGCTCGACTTGATTTTGGACCGCATCAGCAATTTCTTGGAGAAGCAGCTCGCCCTGCGCGGCAAGATCAAAAGTGCGATGACGTATCCCGCCATCGTGATGGTCTTCGCGGTCGCCATCACGTACTTCCTGCTGACGACGATCGTGCCGCAATTCGCGCAGATCCTCATCCAACTCAACGCGCCGCTTCCCTTGCTGACGCGCGCCCTGATCGCCGTGGCGGATTTTCTGCAGCACAGCAGTTGGATTCTGCTGGTCGTCGGAATCGCGGTCTTCTTCGGATACCGCGCGTACTACCGAACGAATCAAGGGCGCCACGTCATCGACGACTTCAAGTTGCGCATCCCCATTTTCGGAACGCTGCTGCAGCGTACGGCCATCGCGAGTTTCGCCCGCACGTTCGGCCTGCTTATTTCGAGCGGCGTGAACATCATCGAGGCGCTTGAAATCACGAAAGGCACGGCGAACAACATCATCGTCGAGGACGTCCTCGACAACGCCCGCAACGTCGTCATGGTGGGCGAGCAGATGTCGGGAAGCCTAGCGACGTCGAAGGTCTTCCCTCCCATGGTGGTGTCGATGGTCGCGATCGGTGAGGAGACGGGCGCGCTCGACAACATGCTCAACAAGGTCGCCGACTTCTACGAGCGGGAAGTCGACGAAGCGGTCGAGAGTCTCACGGCCGCGATCGAGCCGATCATGATCGTCGTCCTCGGAGCCATCGTCGGCGTGATCGTCGCGGGCATGTTCCTTCCGATGTTCAGCATCATCGGCCAGCTCAGCAAGTAA
- a CDS encoding L-threonylcarbamoyladenylate synthase: MNRNDEVDDGTREVVPDDKARSRVSASTVARSVDEARSTVLAGLTVAFSTDTVWGLGVRHDDAVAVQRVYRQKGRSQDKVLQVLCADASAVARLVDIPSFLEDDWRRVTALWPGALTLVVPAAAACPAWLVKDGKVGIRMPNSREACDLLAACGGLLAATSLNRSGEPSVYTFEAACDADIADVVLPGPDAGQLASTVFDLPLRRVLREGALSSSRLLEALA; the protein is encoded by the coding sequence GTGAATCGCAACGACGAAGTGGACGACGGGACGCGTGAAGTCGTGCCGGACGACAAGGCGAGGAGCAGGGTGTCCGCTTCCACCGTGGCACGGTCCGTGGACGAGGCGCGGTCGACGGTGCTGGCGGGCCTCACCGTCGCGTTTTCGACGGACACGGTGTGGGGCCTGGGCGTACGGCACGATGACGCCGTGGCGGTCCAGCGGGTGTACCGGCAAAAGGGCCGTTCGCAAGACAAGGTGCTGCAGGTGCTGTGCGCCGACGCCTCGGCAGTCGCGCGCCTCGTGGACATCCCGTCATTCCTGGAGGACGATTGGCGGCGGGTCACGGCTTTGTGGCCGGGCGCGCTCACCCTCGTGGTTCCCGCAGCTGCGGCATGCCCGGCGTGGCTCGTCAAGGACGGCAAAGTCGGGATTCGCATGCCGAACTCGCGCGAAGCGTGCGATCTGCTCGCGGCATGTGGAGGTCTCCTCGCCGCGACGAGCCTCAACCGCTCGGGAGAGCCGTCGGTGTACACCTTCGAAGCCGCGTGCGACGCGGACATCGCCGACGTGGTCTTGCCCGGACCGGACGCCGGGCAACTCGCCAGCACCGTCTTCGACTTGCCGTTACGGCGCGTACTGCGCGAAGGAGCGCTTTCCTCGAGCCGCTTGCTGGAGGCGTTGGCGTGA
- the scpB gene encoding SMC-Scp complex subunit ScpB produces the protein MIEREVVGAALLAAGRPVTLSELAEVLGVPSEAARRVLDEYASMLREAALGFEVEEVAGGYRLIVPPALTSHLRPLLAPPPLPGLSGAALEVLAIVAYKQPVTRAEIEAMRGAPAGALVTLQERELVKVVGRGDAVGRPLLYGTTQKFLLEFGLRGLEDLPPLTDGEFAGLLRG, from the coding sequence GTGATCGAACGGGAAGTCGTCGGCGCGGCGCTTCTGGCGGCGGGGCGGCCCGTGACCCTTTCGGAACTCGCCGAGGTGCTCGGCGTGCCGAGCGAGGCGGCCCGTCGTGTCCTCGACGAATACGCCAGCATGTTGCGAGAGGCGGCGCTCGGTTTCGAGGTGGAGGAAGTCGCGGGTGGATACCGATTGATCGTTCCGCCTGCGTTGACATCGCACCTTCGCCCGCTCCTCGCGCCGCCGCCTCTGCCCGGCTTGTCGGGCGCGGCGCTGGAGGTGCTGGCGATCGTGGCGTACAAGCAGCCCGTGACGCGCGCGGAAATCGAAGCGATGCGAGGCGCTCCGGCCGGCGCGCTTGTCACGCTTCAAGAGCGCGAGCTCGTGAAGGTCGTTGGCCGAGGGGATGCAGTGGGGCGTCCGCTCCTGTATGGTACGACCCAGAAGTTTCTGTTGGAATTCGGGCTTCGCGGCCTTGAAGACTTGCCTCCGTTGACCGATGGCGAGTTTGCCGGGTTGCTGCGCGGCTAA